The genomic stretch CTTCTTATTCCTGCCTAAATATATTGGTAATTGGGCAACACCAACAAGAGCGAGACCAAATTCTTTTGAACAAAACATTTTGGGGTCAGGAAGTAAAGATACATTATTGTGCCTCTCCTCAGACTTTAACTCGTTTGTTGGGTGGGGAAGTTAATTTTGAATTTATAGTTTTTGATTATATAGCAAATATATCAAAATGGGACTCTTATAAAAAGATTTTAGAAAAGTGTGACAACATTATTCTTTTTATAGTCAGTTCTAAAATTCCAGAAAATATCGAACCTCAATTAGCCAGAGATAATGTTTATTGTATTCCTTTAGGTTCAAAAAATACCCGTCATCTGAACTGTTCTTTGAGGACTATTAGAAATCATATTTTACGAAATCGTAAATTTTTGCTAAATCAATTTGACAAGTCAATAGATGAATTTTTAATAGGTCTAACAATTAATAATAATGTATATCGTCTGGAGGAGATAATCTCTCGATTGTTATCCGGTTTAAGTAGCCTGTTTGATTTTGAAATAGTGTATGCCTTGATGAAAGAAGGAGAAAATCAAATACAGATATTCAGTAATGATAAAGAAACAGATTTTTGTTCTTTACTTTCTTCTGATAAAAATATAAATAGGATATGCGAAGATGTTCTTCAAGGTCGTGCTACTTATATTCCATCCGAATTTATGTATAAAGATTTTTTACGATTTAATGCAACACCAGAAAGAGCCCGAATACTTGTTCGTTGTTTAAAAAATACAGAATATTGTGGACTGTGTCATTTATTAGGTTATCGTTCTTTAATTTTACTTCCATTAAGCACCGCAGGACAAAAGAAATGGCTTTTCCTTTTTGCAGATAAAAGAGCAGATAAACCTACCGAGGAGATTTGCCAATATTTTGAAGAGAAAATGCCTCTTTTAACAGGAATTATTTCCTATTTAGAACAATATTGTCAGGAAAAGACATTATTAAATCTTCACCAAATCTCACTGAAAACCGGGCGCATTGGTGTTTGGGAATATGAAGTAAATACGGGTAAGATAATGTCCTCCGGTTTAAAAGCGTTATTTCCCTATTTGAATGTCCCGGATGAGTTGACAGAATGGTGGAAATACATACATCCCACAGACCGTGTCAGTTTTTGGCATGCAGTCAAACCCTGTATTCGGGGGGCTACAAATAGTTTCGCTGTTGACCACCGTTTGCTTTTACCCGAAAATAGATTGGTTTGGGTTCGAACTATTGGGGAATGTATTTCAAGACAAGGAAAATATGCCAAAAAACTTGTAGGCATTGGGATGGATATAACTTCTTTTATGGAATCAGAAGAGGAATTGAAGAATATAAAAGAAAACCTACGAGTTGCCTCAGAATTAGGAAATATAGGTTTATGGTCATGGGATATTTTGAGAAATACTTATCATATAAACCAAGCTGCTTTAGAGATGTTTCGAATGAAACAAAGGGAAGGTTATACACTGGAAGATTGGGTTAATTCTATTGTTCCTGAGCATAGAGAAGTAGTTCGAAGAGAGCTAGGAGAAGCACTTACAAAAGAAGATGGAATTTTTAATGTTCAATACCAAATTATTTATAGAGGTATGTATAAAAAATGGATACATACTTATGGGCGAGTCTCTACAAGAGATTCCAAAGGAAATCCTATCCGAATTTCTGGAACCCATGTGGACATTACAGACAGAAAGAGATTAGAGAAACAATTAAATAATGAAGTTATCATCAGTTCTTTATATGCAGGGTTTGCTCGTTCTCTCTTGAATTTTAGAGATGAAGATGAACTGGCACGGATGGTATGCCGAACATCTGTAGATATACTATGTAGCGACTTTTGTTTTGCCGGGTATTTTGACCCTGAACAGGACAAATATTTCTTTCATGGTATAAACAGAAAAAAAACAGATAAATTCGCAATCTCTTTCGATACGAAAGAATTGGCGAAAAAAGAAGAATTCTTATATCTTTTTATTAAGGCAGGGACGCCTAAACTTATCAATGATATTCAGAATGAGGAACATTTACTCTTTGGAAAAATTCATGTTAATAGATTATTTTTTTATCCTTCTTTTACACCGTCTCAAGATTTGGTTTTTGTTATAGCGGTAAATGCAGAAGATAACCATACTCCTTCACATTGGGAATCTATTCAGTGGATAACTTCCTTATATGCACAGGCTCTGGAACGCGTGAGATTGGAAAAACAGAATCTACAAAAAACAAAAGAATTAGAAGAAACCGTAGAAAAATTGAAAGAGGCTTTGAACACTGTTAAAAAGCTACATGGATTATTGCCTATATGTGCCCGCTGCAAAAAGATTCGTGATGATGAAGGTTATTGGCATGAGGTAGAGGTTTATATTCGCCAACATACAGATGCGGAGTTTAGCCATGGAATTTGCCCTCAATGTGCAAAAGAATTATATGGAGACTATTTATAATTCATTTTTTTATTGAAAGTAGAGGTGCCGGATTTACGGGTATTCCATTTCTTCTTAACTCAAAATGCAAGTGAGGACCTGTCGCATTGCCAGTTGCACCGACTTTCCCAATGATTTGCCCTTTCTTAACTTTATTATTTTCTTTAACCTTAATACAGTCAAGATGAGCATATCTTGATTCCCATTGTCCCGGATGTTCAATACAAACCAATAAACCATAGCCCGTTGATTTCCCCGCAAATACAACAATACCTTTTTGCACTGCTAATACAGG from Candidatus Hydrogenedens sp. encodes the following:
- a CDS encoding M23 family metallopeptidase, with product MFSSCARQRHKVVFQSPFSDRKQETWGYPLPEASFQITSPFGEIRRKGNSTYRHQGIDIKAEKGTPVLAVQKGIVVFAGKSTGYGLLVCIEHPGQWESRYAHLDCIKVKENNKVKKGQIIGKVGATGNATGPHLHFELRRNGIPVNPAPLLSIKK
- a CDS encoding PAS domain-containing protein, which translates into the protein MMLSKNNITKFPSYSCLNILVIGQHQQERDQILLNKTFWGQEVKIHYCASPQTLTRLLGGEVNFEFIVFDYIANISKWDSYKKILEKCDNIILFIVSSKIPENIEPQLARDNVYCIPLGSKNTRHLNCSLRTIRNHILRNRKFLLNQFDKSIDEFLIGLTINNNVYRLEEIISRLLSGLSSLFDFEIVYALMKEGENQIQIFSNDKETDFCSLLSSDKNINRICEDVLQGRATYIPSEFMYKDFLRFNATPERARILVRCLKNTEYCGLCHLLGYRSLILLPLSTAGQKKWLFLFADKRADKPTEEICQYFEEKMPLLTGIISYLEQYCQEKTLLNLHQISLKTGRIGVWEYEVNTGKIMSSGLKALFPYLNVPDELTEWWKYIHPTDRVSFWHAVKPCIRGATNSFAVDHRLLLPENRLVWVRTIGECISRQGKYAKKLVGIGMDITSFMESEEELKNIKENLRVASELGNIGLWSWDILRNTYHINQAALEMFRMKQREGYTLEDWVNSIVPEHREVVRRELGEALTKEDGIFNVQYQIIYRGMYKKWIHTYGRVSTRDSKGNPIRISGTHVDITDRKRLEKQLNNEVIISSLYAGFARSLLNFRDEDELARMVCRTSVDILCSDFCFAGYFDPEQDKYFFHGINRKKTDKFAISFDTKELAKKEEFLYLFIKAGTPKLINDIQNEEHLLFGKIHVNRLFFYPSFTPSQDLVFVIAVNAEDNHTPSHWESIQWITSLYAQALERVRLEKQNLQKTKELEETVEKLKEALNTVKKLHGLLPICARCKKIRDDEGYWHEVEVYIRQHTDAEFSHGICPQCAKELYGDYL